The window AGAGGGAGGAGGGAAACACCGATTCTGAAAGAGATTGGAGTTGATGGCAATTTCTGATCTCTAGACTTAGAAGCGAAGTGAGGTGCCAAAGACCTACAGTTGGTAGTGAATGGAGCTCATGATGGTCAGATAAATATAGCTCAGAAAGAGAGGAGGGAAGCCCTTCTTCCAGCAGTGACTGAATTTGAGGTAAATTACAAGTATGTAGATATTCAAGAGAGGTGAGGCTTTTGAGAACTTGGCTGCTAAATGTTGTCAGATTGTCTATGGTAAGCCTTCGAATAGAGCATGGCAACTTCCAATTCTCACCACCAACAATCTCTTCGTCACTGCCATTGTGGATGATGTACAACTCTCTGAGGGAAGGGAGTCTCTGTAAACGCCACTCCTTTCGGCCGTTCACCAGTTTCTTGCAATCATCGATCCAAAGGAGTTGTAAATTGAAGGGCAATCCTCCATCAGGAAAGGACTCTATTTCTGGACAATGAAACACTCGCAGTTCCTTAAGAGAGGGAAGGAGTTGCTGCATACGTTCTGGCAGCTGCTTCAGTTTTTTGCATTCGTTAATAAACAATGACGTCATCTGGGTCCCACATGCCACCGAAAGTAGTATTTCAAGATTCTCACAAAACCCAATATAGAGTCTTTCAGTCCCATTAGAATTCAAAAACCTAGTAAGGTTTTGGCAACTATCTATACACAAAATGCGTGCTGTTGAGACCAACTCAGGCGATGATATAGAAGCATATCCATGCAGTCTCAATTCCTCCAGAAACATGTTAGAATTCATCTTACTACTATCTGATGCCTCCAATTTCAATTTCCGGCAACAAGATACGCTTATTGTCTTCAACGTACTCGGCAGAGTGCTAATAGGCAAGGAGGTAAGATAGTTGCAATTACTAATATCTAATTTCTCAATCTGCTTCATTCCCTCAAGTTGGGATGTAAACAGTTCATCCTCATCAAAGAGAACTCCAGACTTAGGAGAACCATCAACTTCAAACTTTTTTAGATTTGAAAGTTGGATGGGTGTCTCCAAATTGAGTTCAGGACATAGTGAAATTCTCAATTTTGCTAGAGAACAAAGATTTTCAGGCAACTTCCCCATCAATTTGGGGCAAACTTCAATGGAAAGGTCCTGAAGTGCAGGAAACTCTCCATTCCCTAGTACGTGCCACTGCTTCCACTCAGGCATCTTTGCAAATTCAAGCTTCTCAAGAGAGTTAAAAGGTTTTTTGGAGGACACACTACCATAGAATCCTTCTGTCACCTCTGTTATTCGATGCATCTCTTTAATGGAAAGGAATTTCAACGAAGAAAGTTGTCCTAGTGCTGGCAAGGAAAAACAGTCCCTGCAGTTGCAAAGAGACAATTGTACTAGCAGCTTAAGAAACGAAGGATCAGCTAGCCAATTTGGAAATTGTGTCCCTCTGTATCCagagatttggagtttttttatttttgtgtgtggGTGTAGCTCATCAAGTATGCCTCTTTCAGTTTGTGAATTGTCTGCAGTACTTCCACTCCACGCCAACGATAACTTCTCAACGTgattcttctccctcatctttGCCTTCTGATCTTCCCTTCTATCAACCACATTTTGCAACTCTAAAATTGATAGAGATCCATATAAGTAATGTGCTTCACTCAAATCTTCCATTCTCGAACCACCACAACCACCTAAAAGAAACTTGGCTCCCACTAGCACTTGGAGGCTTTTCAACTTGCTCAGATGTAGCGGCATCTTCAAGTGAGAAGTGTTGCTTATGTCAAGGTGCCGCAGGTTGATTAGCCTTTCCATCTGCGCCGGTAGTACCTCAAGATATGTACAAGATGACAGGAGAAGTTTCTCCAAGTTATACAATGCACAGATAGAATCGGGCAACTTTTTTATACTCGTCTGAGAAAGGTCCAAAAATCTCAGGAGCTTTAATTTGATAAACAAGTCATTTGGTAACTCCTTAATCCAGTAATGAGACAATGATAATGCCCTTAAGGATGTTAGTTTTGGCAGTATGTTATGCAGCACCCTCTTGCTTAGCTTAGGGCGGAGTAAAAGGCGCTGGATTTTTATTGGAAGCAATGTCCTCAGCTGCTCTGACTTAGAGAGCAGTTTCAATTTCTCAAAGTCACCATCTCTCCCCATTGAATACGACATGTGCCGACTTTGTTCCAACATATGAGATCCTTGGCACTCTTCCAACCTAACACAAAGTTTTGAAGATGCAACTTGGGCTAAATCATTGACAAGGTCATGCATTAAGAATTCCTCTGTCTTTCCTTGAGAAGGATTTGGAACCCTTTCGAATAATGATCTTGATCTCAACTCGAGAAAGAATTGGTTGCCTAATTCTTGAATTCTTTCATTTCCCCATGGTACTACAAGACCATTAGCAATCCACAGATGAATAACTTGTTCTTTCCTAAATGGATAATCTTTAGGAAATATTGCACAATAGGAAAAACATGGCTTTAGATGTGGGGGAAGTTCATTGTAGCTCAACATCAACGCTGGTAATATGTCATTGTTTGACGGGTCCCATATTTCACTTCTCAAAATACGTCTCCACCCTTCAACCTCTGATTCGGAGCGTAACATGCCAGCGAGTGTCTTCAGAGCTAAGGGAAGTCCTTTGCACTTAGATACAATTTGTTTTCCGACCTCTTCAAGTTCCGGATGCTCCATAGGGTCCATGTTTTCAAATGCATGTCTTTTAAATAAAGACCAAGAGTCATCAATAGACAATGTGTCCATGCTAATTTGTTCAGTTCGCATCATCAAGGCAACACTCTCTTTACGTGTCGTCACAATGATCTTACTTCCAATATCTCCTTGAACAAAAATATTCCTCAAGTCATTCCACTCGCGCTAGTTGTCATTCCACACATCATCCAGAACAATGAGAAACCTTTTTCCATTTAGTTTTTCCTTCAATTTGACTTGTAGCCGATTAAGATTATTGTCATCCTTTAAGTCAAATGAATCAATTTCTTGAAGTAAGCCTTTTGTTATTCTGAAAGCATCATATGCTTCAGAAACACAAAACCAAcctttcaaataaaaatgatcTGTCACCTTCTTATCATTGTAAACCACTTGAGCTAGTGTTGTCTTACCATGCCCCCCATTCCAATGATAGAGAGAACAGTCAGATTTTTTTCACTTGCCTCCGTAGATGTTAAACGGTCAATCAATTTCTCTATATCATTCTGCCTACCAAAGACATCAGATTCAACCACAGAAGTTGAAGGTGTTCTAGTTTCTATTTTTCTACCCAAATCGAAATGCTTTTGTAAGCCAAGGCGACCGATTTGCTTTTCCAACACCTCCAATTTTTTAATGgtgtctttcaacttctcttctatgttaagaaaaaaatcatcactCAAGCTCAGGTTGAGGTCACTTACTTGCCGGTTACTTGTTTCTGCAAGATTTTGATGCTGACCTTCCACCTTAAGCCTCAAATCCACATAATTGACTTCTTCCAATAGGTTTTCAGTGCCGTCCACAGCAATCTGAAGCTTATCCAACCACTTCCTCACGAATGGATTTGATGCCTGCTTATTCTCTGCATCACTTAGCACAATCTGAAGACCAAGCAAAAAGTCCTCCAACTTCTCTAAAAGCCCATCATCATGCTTATGCTTCTGAAACATCTTGAGCAGCTCAACCCGAGGAGCAAGCCTATCAAAGAAAACATTAAGAAATGCACCACCAACTGCACTACTAGCTGATAAGCCAATCTCCATTTCTAAAATCTACAAAGCAAAACAAGGAACCTCAAAAATGATTTTAAGaattttgagaagataaatgtTTCTATCTTCAAATCAAATATTAACAACTTTATTTTACCTGTTGAATGCTAAGAGTAAATTGCAAACAAGAGTGATCAGTGAgttctctccctctctctttggcttgtaattgGTACAACTATGTTTGTTACTATTAACTACAATCTACAGCTGACAGTATGACTTTTCATCCAACAAGAAGACAAAGACCTCAAAATTGAGTATGGTTTCTTGACTTTTCATTACTTTCTAGATTGAAGGGGGGTGTAGAAAGGGGGCCCAAGTGGgactgaaaaataaaatgataaccTCGGTTTTTCACATCTCATAACAGTGTTACTTAGGCATAGTATAGTAGATATCGAATTATcatattgaaatttttatttttatttcagggCTATCTATGCTTGTTCAGCATACCAAACTACCCCTTGAATTATTGCCGAAGCTTGAATGATACTCTACATTCTTGTAAACAAACTGTTCTAGTAAATTAAATTAATGGTGGCCTTAACAATGTGTTAGTAGAAACTAGCAGTGTCAtgtaaaaaggagaaaaaaggaaTTACAATGTCTACTTAAGTTTTAACTCAGTAGGATTGTTAAGTAAATATAGTACATCCAGTTCTGCAACTATGTGCTCTATTCTCACTATTGACTATCGGGTCATGGAAAAAGTTGTACCAAAAGTAATTGATAAAGTTCAATTGTCACCAATCAACCTACCGGAGAAAGCTACCTCTCTTAACTATACACCCAAACAGGGGCGGATCTATTATGGCCGGGGGGGTGTCATGTCACCCGCAAACTTCAAcggaaactctatatatatagactgatatattaaaatattaaatctgcCACCCACAATACTAAAGCACTATCTAGTGCAAGTGGTAAAGTGCTACTTGTGTGTGTAATAGGTCGTGGGTTCGATCTTGGGCAGTAGcatattattttttgggtttttctctGTTAAGCAATGTTCTATATATATCAAGACTGATATAGTTAATATTAAATCTGTCACTCACAATACCAAAGTGCTATCTAGTCTAAGTGGCAAAGTGCCATCTTTGTGGGTAATAGGTCGTGGGTTCGAGCTTGGTTAGCAGcatatcattttttaatttttttttgcattattcTATATATAGAGactgatatagtaaaatattaaatctGTCACTCACAATACCAAAGAAATATCTAGTGCAAGTGGTAAAGTGCCACTTTTGTGGGCCAAAGGTCGTGGGTTCTATATTGGTCAGTAATAcatcatttttcaatttttttttgttatgcatTGTTGATTAAAACAGGGCAACAAGCGTCGTAAACATACCAGTTGACAATTTTACTTGGCACCCGAAGAGTCCAGATCCTGGATCCACCTCTGCACCCGAACCTAATAATATCAATGGGAAGGGGGTGGGATGCATGGGATgtggtgggtggggtgggggtggagatCATGGTTGTTGTGAAGGACAAAATTTAGACATCATTTGGTACGAGGTATTagagaaaataatatatgtattagcTTTGGTACTATGGAACCCCTTGTTTGGTGCTGTCTTAAACATGCAACTAGCCAAGTGTATGAAAAACGTCAAAGATGGGCTAGTCAGACCCATGTTTAAACAAGTGTCAAAGTGAAAAATGGTGTCAACTTTAGACGTGTCGATGGATGATTCAGCCAAAACAAAACCATAAGCTTATCTTTCCACATATCATGTGTTACTTGGCCATACCATATCATGAATATGTGAAGAAAATTCTTTCCCTCCCCACAACCATAttccccaccccccacccccctctCTTCCTATTGATTTTTATTAGGTTTGGGTGTATAGTTAAGAGGGGTAGGTTTTTTCTATTAGGTAGCATTGGTGACAATTGAACAGGACCAATTACTTTTGACACAACTTGTGCTGTCTTGGCCCCATGTTGTAATCCTTCCACCATGAATGTTGTAAGTCGTTGTGGTCCAGCGTCTACCAGCGacttactttaattttttattcatctCAGTCTTTCTCTATATAAATTTCTTCTCTGTATTCAAATTCGGTAAATATATAGTATCACAGAGATCGAACTCATTGTCGGTGGGTTCTTGAACAATAGGACAACGTTCAATTGacacaaactttttttttctgGTAGAGTTGACACGAGCTTTATCACTACCTCGGCGAGGTACAGGGGTTGTTTCCGAAAGA of the Capsicum annuum cultivar UCD-10X-F1 chromosome 11, UCD10Xv1.1, whole genome shotgun sequence genome contains:
- the LOC107847353 gene encoding LOW QUALITY PROTEIN: putative disease resistance RPP13-like protein 1 (The sequence of the model RefSeq protein was modified relative to this genomic sequence to represent the inferred CDS: inserted 1 base in 1 codon; substituted 1 base at 1 genomic stop codon), with translation MEIGLSASSAVGGAFLNVFFDRLAPRVELLKMFQKHKHDDGLLEKLEDFLLGLQIVLSDAENKQASNPFVRKWLDKLQIAVDGTENLLEEVNYVDLRLKVEGQHQNLAETSNRQVSDLNLSLSDDFFLNIEEKLKDTIKKLEVLEKQIGRLGLQKHFDLGRKIETRTPSTSVVESDVFGRQNDIEKLIDRLTSTEASEKNLTVLSIIGMGGXGKTTLAQVVYNDKKVTDHFYLKGWFCVSEAYDAFRITKGLLQEIDSFDLKDDNNLNRLQVKLKEKLNGKRFLIVLDDVWNDNXREWNDLRNIFVQGDIGSKIIVTTRKESVALMMRTEQISMDTLSIDDSWSLFKRHAFENMDPMEHPELEEVGKQIVSKCKGLPLALKTLAGMLRSESEVEGWRRILRSEIWDPSNNDILPALMLSYNELPPHLKPCFSYCAIFPKDYPFRKEQVIHLWIANGLVVPWGNERIQELGNQFFLELRSRSLFERVPNPSQGKTEEFLMHDLVNDLAQVASSKLCVRLEECQGSHMLEQSRHMSYSMGRDGDFEKLKLLSKSEQLRTLLPIKIQRLLLRPKLSKRVLHNILPKLTSLRALSLSHYWIKELPNDLFIKLKLLRFLDLSQTSIKKLPDSICALYNLEKLLLSSCTYLEVLPAQMERLINLRHLDISNTSHLKMPLHLSKLKSLQVLVGAKFLLGGCGGSRMEDLSEAHYLYGSLSILELQNVVDRREDQKAKMREKNHVEKLSLAWSGSTADNSQTERGILDELHPHTKIKKLQISGYRGTQFPNWLADPSFLKLLVQLSLCNCRDCFSLPALGQLSSLKFLSIKEMHRITEVTEGFYGSVSSKKPFNSLEKLEFAKMPEWKQWHVLGNGEFPALQDLSIEVCPKLMGKLPENLCSLAKLRISLCPELNLETPIQLSNLKKFEVDGSPKSGVLFDEDELFTSQLEGMKQIEKLDISNCNYLTSLPISTLPSTLKTISVSCCRKLKLEASDSSKMNSNMFLEELRLHGYASISSPELVSTARILCIDSCQNLTRFLNSNGTERLYIGFCENLEILLSVACGTQMTSLFINECKKLKQLPERMQQLLPSLKELRVFHCPEIESFPDGGLPFNLQLLWIDDCKKLVNGRKEWRLQRLPSLRELYIIHNGSDEEIVGGENWKLPCSIRRLTIDNLTTFSSQVLKSLTSLEYLHTCNLPQIQSLLEEGLPSSLSELYLSDHHELHSLPTVGLWHLTSLLSLEIRNCHQLQSLSESVFPSSLSKLTIENYPNLQSLPKSVLPSSLSDLNIYNCPNLQSLPAKGMPSSLSKLSIRYCPLLEPLLEFDKGEYWPEIADISTIEIDFEYL